DNA from Amorphoplanes friuliensis DSM 7358:
CGGCGTGCTCTTCTTCCTCGCCCGGCGTCGCCGGGTGACCTTCACCGCCTGATTCATCGCCTGACAGAGACGCGCCGGCCGGAAAATCGGCCGGCGCGTCCTGCTTCCTCCCGACCCTCTCCCCGAAGTGAGCGGACGTGCTGAAACCACTGCTTCACCGCGCCGCGGTCGTCGCCGCCGGCGTCATCCTCGGTCTCACCTCGCTGTCGGCCGTGACCTCCCCGGCCGCCGCCGCGAGTGAGACCTCCACCGCGGTCGGCCTCGAGGGTGCGGCGACGTGCGTCGCGGGCGAGTGGGTCGTGACCTGGACGGTCACCAACACGTACGGCGCGGAGCCGAAGGTCGAGCAGCTGCGCACCTCGCCGGCGCCGGTTCCCGAGCTGGAGAACGGCCTCTACCTGCCGAGGCGGGCGCCCAGCGGCACGACCGGCCGACGGGTCTTCACCCAGAAGCTGACCGGCAGCCCCGCATCGGCCTCGGTCTCCTTCGTCGCCAACTTCGGCGCGAGCGGCAAGGACGCGACCAACAGCGCAACCGTCGACCTCGGCGCCTGCACGCCGCCGGAGACCCCCTGCACGGCCGGCACGTTCCATCACACGTTCGCGGTGGCCGACGGCCGGGCGACCGCCTCGGTGACCCTGGACGACGGCGTGAAGCTGTGCAAGGACGAGCCCGTCACGCTGGTGACCTACTTCGCGCCCAAGCCGGAGTTCTCGTACCCCCAGTACGCGTTCGCCCGCGACACCGCGATTATCACCAATGAGAACCGCTCGGTGTCGCTGACCGCCGAGGTCCCGAAGTGCAACACCCAGGTCGACCTCTTCTTCGGCGCCGTGACCGACATCATCGAGGAGATCACCGAGAACGGCCCCCGGTACGGCGACAAGAAGCTGGGCAGCAGCAACGGCTCCGGCAGCCGCTCGGAGGGTCCGCAGGGCTGGTACAACGGTGGCGCCGAGGGCTGCCACCAGCCGGCCGTGGAGACCCTGTCCCAGTGCGACGGCACCGTCGCCGTGGTCCTGAGCAACACGGGTGACCTGAGCCGGTACGACGTCGAGTTCACCGTCACAGCGGGCGCCTTCACCACGAAGGTCACCGTCGCCCCGAAGCAGAGTGAAACCGTCAAGGTTCCGGCGGGCAGCGGACAGATCAAGGTCACCGCGGACGGACTGGACACCGTCACGTACGAGTGGGAACGTCCCCTGGCCTGCCCTGCGCCGCGCGTCAGCATCAAGAACAACTGCGAGCTCGTGACGGTGACGGTGATCGCCCCGGCGGGTGTGGTCCCGGTCAAGGCGACCGTGGGCTACGGCAGTGAGCGGAAGGAAATCACGCCCGCTGCGGGTACGTCGGAGACGGTCACGTTCAAGCTTACCGACGCGACCGACGTGTTCGTGATCTTTGACGAGCTCCAGCGGGAGCCGATCGAGTCGGTGGTCGAACGCCCGGCGAACTGCGACGAGGAACCGGGCGGCGGCTCGGACAACGGCGGCGGCAACGGCAACGGCGACAACGGTGACGGCGGTGGCCTTCCGGTGACCGGTGCTGCCGCGGGCGCGATCGCCGCGGGCGCCGCAGCCCTGCTGGCGGCCGGCGGAGTGCTGTTCTTCCTGGCCCGGCGCCGGAGGATCACCTTCACCCCGTGACCTGACAACAGAAAAGGGGCGCCCAGGCTTTCCGGCCTGGGCGCCTTTTCTGTCTAGAAGGACGGGCGGCTGAAGGTGCCGTCCGGACCCGGGAGATAGGGGTGGGTCGCCACCACCGCGGCGACCGGGATCGGTTCGTAGACGTGGGGAAACAGCATGCCGCCCGGGTCGGGCGGGTCACCCTGCTCCCAGACGACCGGTTTGCTCAGCCGGGCCTCGTCGATCTCCAGGAGCAGGATGTCCTGGCGGCCGCGGGCCAGCGCCGTCGCCGGGATCGCCACCTGGTCCGGGGTGGAGCAGTGGATGAAACCCTGGGAGACCAGGGTGTCGGCGCTGTATTCACCGGCTGCGACAGCCGCTTGCCACGAGGACTCGGGGCAGAAGTGGAGGATCAACCCTTCTCCAAATATTCGGCGCGTTCCTCGTCGACCAGGGCGGCCACCGAGGCGAGCAGCGCGGGGTGTTTTGCCAGCGTGGGGTCCTCGAGCACCAGCGCGGTGGCTTCCGCACGGGCGTCGGTGATCAGTTTGCTGTCGCGCAGCAGCGACAGCAGGCGCAGGTGGCTGTGCTTGCCGGACTGCGAAGCGCCCAGGACGTCACCCTCGCGGCGTTGCTCGAGGTCGAGCTCGGCCAGGCGGAAGCCGTCCGTGGTGGACGCCACCGCGTCGAGGCGTTCACGGGCCGGGGTGCCTTCCATGGCCTCCGTGACCAGCAAGCAGATGCCGGGCGCCGAGCCCCGGCCGACACGGCCGCGGAGCTGATGGAGCTGGGAGACGCCGAAACGGTCCGCGTCCATGATGATCATGACGGTGGAGTTCGGGACGTCGACACCCACCTCGATGACCGTGGTCGCCACCAGCACGTCCAGGTCACCGGCCGCGAAGCGGCGCATCACCGCGTCCTTCTCGTCGGCGGGCAGCTTGCCGTGCAGGATGC
Protein-coding regions in this window:
- a CDS encoding DUF952 domain-containing protein — translated: MILHFCPESSWQAAVAAGEYSADTLVSQGFIHCSTPDQVAIPATALARGRQDILLLEIDEARLSKPVVWEQGDPPDPGGMLFPHVYEPIPVAAVVATHPYLPGPDGTFSRPSF